Proteins from a single region of Pseudopedobacter saltans DSM 12145:
- the rplW gene encoding 50S ribosomal protein L23 — protein sequence MEILKKPVLTEKAALLTDKLNRYTFQCDYRANKIQIKAAVEAMYGVTVEDVNTQVIVGKNKTRSTKTGIVQGRSAKYKKAIITLKAGETIDFYSNI from the coding sequence ATGGAAATTTTAAAAAAACCAGTGCTTACAGAAAAAGCCGCTCTGTTAACTGACAAATTAAACCGTTACACTTTCCAGTGTGATTATAGAGCTAACAAAATCCAGATCAAAGCTGCTGTTGAAGCGATGTATGGTGTTACTGTTGAGGACGTAAATACACAGGTTATCGTTGGAAAAAATAAAACGAGATCAACAAAAACTGGAATTGTACAAGGTAGATCAGCAAAATATAAAAAAGCTATCATTACCTTAAAAGCAGGCGAAACTATTGACTTTTATAGCAATATTTAA
- the rpsL gene encoding 30S ribosomal protein S12, producing the protein MPTIQQLVRKGRVALEDKSKSPALDNCPQRRGVCTRVYTTTPKKPNSAMRKVARVRLTNGKEVNAYIPGEGHNLQEHSIVLVRGGRVKDLPGVRYHIVRGALDTAGVAGRNQRRSKYGTKRPKPGQAAAAPAKGKKK; encoded by the coding sequence ATGCCTACTATTCAACAATTAGTTAGGAAAGGTAGAGTAGCTCTGGAGGATAAGAGTAAATCCCCAGCGTTGGACAACTGTCCACAGCGAAGAGGCGTATGTACACGTGTATATACTACTACCCCTAAAAAACCAAACTCAGCAATGCGTAAAGTAGCCCGTGTTCGTTTAACAAACGGAAAAGAGGTTAACGCGTATATTCCAGGTGAAGGACACAACTTACAAGAGCACTCAATTGTTCTGGTACGTGGTGGCAGAGTGAAAGATTTACCGGGTGTTCGTTACCACATCGTTCGTGGTGCATTAGATACAGCAGGTGTAGCTGGTAGAAATCAACGTCGTTCTAAATACGGAACTAAGAGACCTAAACCAGGACAAGCGGCAGCTGCTCCAGCAAAAGGTAAAAAGAAATAA
- the gdhA gene encoding NADP-specific glutamate dehydrogenase — protein sequence MLENNTSLNIIKARNASEPEFLQAVTEVAESVLPYIEKHPIYKNNKIFERIAEPERVIMFRVPWIDDKGEIQVNRGYRIQMNSAIGPYKGGLRFHPSVTLSVLKFLAFEQVFKNSLTGLPMGGGKGGSDFDPKGKSDNEVMRFCQSFMTELSRHIGANLDVPAGDIGVGKREIGYLFGQYKRLQNEFTGVLTGKSIEWGGSQIRPEATGYGLVYFVEEIFKTQGKSLLGKNVVISGSGNVAQFAAEKCIQQGARVLTMSDSAGYIYDAEGIDLAKLEFIKNLKDNLRGRIKEYLNEYPHAQYFEGEKPWGVKCDIALPNATQNELGGEDAEKLIANGCFCVAEGANMPCTPEAVQAFNKAKVFYAPGKAANAGGVAVSGLEMAQNSLRYNWSREKVDAKLKEIMHDIHAICVKYGTEEDGHVNYEKGANIGGFVKVADAMIAQGVV from the coding sequence ATGCTTGAAAATAACACTTCGTTAAACATTATCAAAGCAAGAAATGCTTCTGAACCTGAATTTTTGCAAGCAGTAACAGAAGTTGCTGAGTCTGTGCTACCTTACATTGAAAAACATCCTATTTACAAAAACAACAAAATATTCGAAAGAATAGCGGAGCCAGAAAGGGTAATTATGTTTAGAGTGCCTTGGATTGATGATAAAGGCGAGATTCAAGTAAACAGAGGTTACCGTATCCAAATGAATAGCGCGATAGGGCCTTACAAAGGCGGTTTGCGTTTTCATCCATCTGTAACTTTAAGCGTATTGAAATTCTTAGCTTTCGAGCAGGTTTTCAAAAATAGTTTAACAGGACTTCCAATGGGCGGTGGTAAAGGTGGTTCTGATTTTGATCCTAAAGGAAAATCAGATAACGAAGTAATGCGTTTTTGCCAAAGCTTTATGACTGAGTTATCTCGTCATATCGGTGCTAATTTAGACGTTCCTGCTGGAGATATTGGAGTTGGTAAAAGAGAAATTGGCTATTTATTCGGTCAATATAAAAGATTACAAAACGAATTTACTGGTGTGTTAACTGGTAAAAGTATAGAGTGGGGAGGTAGCCAAATTAGACCTGAAGCTACTGGTTATGGTTTGGTTTACTTTGTTGAAGAGATTTTCAAAACTCAGGGAAAAAGCTTACTAGGTAAAAATGTAGTTATTTCAGGTTCTGGAAATGTTGCTCAGTTTGCTGCGGAGAAATGTATTCAACAAGGTGCTAGAGTTTTAACAATGTCTGATTCTGCAGGATATATTTACGATGCTGAAGGTATTGATTTGGCGAAGTTGGAATTCATCAAAAATCTTAAAGATAATTTAAGAGGGAGAATAAAAGAATATCTTAACGAGTATCCACATGCTCAATATTTCGAAGGAGAAAAGCCTTGGGGTGTTAAATGTGATATCGCATTACCTAATGCAACTCAAAATGAATTAGGTGGTGAAGATGCAGAAAAGCTAATCGCTAACGGATGTTTCTGTGTAGCCGAAGGCGCTAACATGCCTTGTACTCCAGAAGCGGTTCAAGCTTTCAATAAAGCAAAAGTATTTTACGCTCCTGGAAAAGCTGCTAACGCAGGTGGTGTAGCTGTATCTGGATTGGAGATGGCGCAAAACTCTCTACGTTACAATTGGTCAAGAGAAAAAGTTGATGCTAAATTGAAAGAAATTATGCATGATATCCACGCAATCTGTGTGAAATATGGTACAGAGGAAGATGGTCATGTGAATTATGAAAAAGGTGCGAACATTGGCGGTTTCGTAAAAGTTGCTGATGCAATGATTGCTCAAGGTGTAGTTTAA
- the rpsG gene encoding 30S ribosomal protein S7: MRKSKPKKRIILPDPKFNDTLVTRFVNNMMYDGKKSIAYDIFYKAIEIVETKTSENGLEQWKKALNNVMPGVEVKSRRVGGANFQVPTEVRPERKIALGIKWLITYSRKRGEKTMMEKLAGEIISAAKGEGAAVKKREDTHKMAEANKAFSHFRF; this comes from the coding sequence ATGAGAAAGTCGAAACCAAAAAAGAGAATTATCCTGCCTGATCCAAAGTTTAATGACACCTTGGTTACTAGGTTTGTGAATAATATGATGTATGACGGTAAAAAATCTATCGCATACGATATTTTCTACAAAGCAATCGAGATTGTAGAAACTAAAACAAGCGAAAATGGTTTAGAGCAATGGAAAAAAGCTTTAAATAACGTTATGCCTGGAGTTGAAGTTAAGTCTCGCCGTGTTGGTGGTGCTAACTTCCAGGTACCTACAGAGGTAAGACCTGAGCGTAAAATTGCTTTAGGTATTAAATGGTTAATCACCTATTCAAGAAAACGTGGTGAGAAAACTATGATGGAAAAATTAGCTGGTGAAATCATTTCTGCAGCTAAAGGTGAGGGTGCTGCGGTTAAGAAAAGAGAAGATACTCACAAAATGGCTGAAGCTAATAAAGCATTCTCTCACTTCAGATTCTAA
- the rpsJ gene encoding 30S ribosomal protein S10 has translation MSQRIRIKLKSYDYNLVDKSAEKIVKTVKPTGAVVSGPIPLPTEKKIYTVLRSPHVNKKAREQFQLCSYKRLLDIYSASAKTVDALMKLELPSGVEVEIKV, from the coding sequence ATGAGCCAAAGAATCAGAATTAAATTAAAATCTTACGATTACAATTTAGTGGATAAATCTGCTGAGAAAATCGTAAAAACAGTTAAACCTACAGGTGCAGTAGTTAGCGGACCTATTCCTCTTCCAACAGAGAAAAAAATCTATACTGTATTACGTTCACCTCACGTTAACAAAAAAGCAAGAGAGCAGTTCCAATTATGTTCTTACAAAAGATTATTAGATATCTACAGTGCTTCTGCGAAAACTGTTGATGCCTTAATGAAATTGGAATTACCTTCAGGTGTTGAAGTGGAGATCAAAGTGTGA
- the rplC gene encoding 50S ribosomal protein L3, with amino-acid sequence MSGIIGKKVGMTSIFDAEGKNIPCTVIEAGPCVVTQVKTVETDGYAAVQLAYDEKKEKNTTAALKGHFAKAGTAPKRKMVEFKYFEVEKTLGEVVDVTLFEEGDYVDVVGTSKGKGFQGVVKRHGFGGVGMQTHGQHNRMRAPGSLGASSFPSRVFKGMRMAGRTGGSRVKIQNLQIVKVFAEQNLLVVSGSIPGAKGSYVLIEK; translated from the coding sequence ATGTCAGGAATTATTGGAAAAAAAGTAGGAATGACCAGTATTTTCGATGCAGAAGGAAAGAATATTCCTTGTACTGTGATCGAGGCTGGGCCTTGTGTAGTTACACAAGTTAAAACCGTCGAGACAGATGGCTATGCTGCTGTTCAATTAGCGTACGACGAGAAAAAAGAGAAAAACACGACTGCTGCGTTAAAAGGTCACTTCGCGAAAGCGGGTACTGCACCTAAACGTAAAATGGTTGAGTTCAAGTACTTCGAAGTTGAGAAGACTTTAGGTGAAGTAGTTGATGTGACTCTTTTTGAAGAAGGTGACTATGTAGATGTAGTTGGTACTTCTAAAGGTAAAGGTTTTCAAGGTGTTGTGAAACGCCATGGTTTTGGTGGTGTGGGTATGCAAACTCACGGTCAGCACAACCGTATGAGAGCTCCGGGTTCATTAGGTGCTTCTTCATTCCCTTCAAGAGTATTTAAAGGAATGAGAATGGCTGGAAGAACTGGTGGTTCCAGAGTGAAAATCCAAAATCTTCAAATCGTTAAAGTTTTTGCAGAGCAAAACTTATTGGTTGTTAGCGGTTCTATTCCGGGAGCGAAAGGTTCGTACGTATTAATTGAGAAGTAA
- a CDS encoding class I SAM-dependent methyltransferase — translation MKKSTIEEIRKRFDHNVERFSNLDTGQQTIIDAGLCLELITDAAKMTIPKAKKILDIGCGAGNYTIKVLQQLPNLDCTLVDLSLPMLNKAVERISKLTNGNIETIQGNILELPIRENEYCIVMAGAVLHHLRSDDDWYTVFKKIYNALKPNGSFWICDLISHDVPAIQHLFERNYGEFLEKLGGTEYKEHVLDYIDKEDSPRSVTFQTDLLKKVGFKQIDILHKNSCFAAFGAIK, via the coding sequence ATGAAAAAATCAACTATAGAAGAAATCAGGAAACGGTTTGACCATAATGTTGAACGCTTCTCTAACCTGGACACAGGGCAGCAAACTATAATAGACGCCGGACTCTGTTTAGAACTTATTACCGATGCCGCAAAAATGACTATCCCAAAGGCTAAAAAAATATTAGACATTGGTTGCGGTGCTGGTAACTACACAATAAAGGTGTTGCAACAGCTCCCAAACCTGGATTGCACTTTGGTTGATCTTAGCCTTCCTATGCTAAACAAAGCTGTTGAAAGAATCAGTAAGTTAACAAATGGAAATATAGAAACCATTCAGGGTAATATTTTAGAACTACCTATTCGCGAAAATGAATATTGTATCGTAATGGCCGGAGCGGTTTTGCATCATCTAAGGAGTGATGACGATTGGTATACCGTATTCAAAAAAATTTATAACGCTTTAAAGCCTAATGGAAGTTTTTGGATATGTGACCTGATTTCTCATGACGTCCCAGCGATACAACATTTGTTCGAAAGAAACTACGGAGAATTTCTTGAAAAACTGGGCGGAACCGAATACAAAGAACATGTCCTTGATTATATAGACAAAGAAGACAGTCCGAGATCAGTAACTTTCCAAACAGATCTTTTGAAAAAAGTAGGCTTTAAACAAATAGATATCCTACATAAAAACTCGTGTTTTGCTGCTTTTGGAGCAATAAAATAG
- a CDS encoding prephenate dehydrogenase, with amino-acid sequence MNIGIIGLGDMGKLYAKKFAQEGFDVLGCDLPEREEELNRELSPYGVKVLSDGREVSKQSDFIFYAVEAEKVGEVVASCALYTNHHAIVTGMTSVKTPEVEAFERYLPKETSLILTHSLHGPGFGTEGQRLIVAPHRISKERYQEALAVLKVLGSIIIELEDYHQHDRMMADTQALTHMGFESMGTAWKNAGYYPWTNGVYTSGIDNVKILTMLRIYGYKAHVYAGLAILNPYAQEQISAYAKSESELFKMMIQEDEVNFRKRIYEARDFVFHGQKNLILFDYEIMKEFGIGDANDHRKPNSHLSLLAMVDAWHSLKINPYDNLVGQTPPFRLRLGIVEYLFKNDELLEDTILAALYDKSIRGDDLEFHTAVREWAAIIKYKDMEGYKTHFNETKEFFSELLDHGRIQSAELIKKLS; translated from the coding sequence ATGAATATTGGTATAATAGGTTTAGGAGATATGGGTAAGCTTTATGCTAAAAAGTTTGCCCAAGAGGGGTTTGATGTTTTAGGTTGCGATCTTCCCGAGCGAGAAGAGGAGTTAAATAGAGAACTTTCCCCTTACGGGGTTAAAGTGCTTTCGGACGGTAGAGAAGTTTCTAAACAGTCGGATTTTATCTTTTATGCGGTGGAAGCGGAAAAAGTAGGAGAGGTGGTTGCTTCTTGTGCTTTATATACTAACCATCATGCGATAGTAACGGGAATGACATCTGTGAAGACACCAGAGGTAGAGGCTTTTGAACGTTATTTACCTAAGGAAACTTCGCTAATCCTTACGCATTCTCTCCATGGTCCCGGATTTGGAACCGAAGGTCAAAGACTTATTGTTGCTCCTCATAGAATTAGTAAAGAAAGATATCAAGAGGCTTTGGCGGTATTGAAAGTACTGGGATCTATTATTATTGAATTGGAGGATTACCATCAGCATGACAGAATGATGGCAGATACTCAGGCGTTAACCCATATGGGTTTTGAAAGTATGGGGACAGCGTGGAAAAATGCCGGGTATTACCCATGGACAAACGGCGTGTATACCAGTGGTATTGATAATGTAAAGATATTGACCATGTTGAGGATATATGGATATAAAGCCCATGTCTATGCGGGCTTGGCTATATTGAATCCATATGCGCAGGAACAAATTAGCGCTTATGCAAAATCTGAGTCTGAGTTATTCAAAATGATGATTCAAGAAGATGAGGTTAATTTTAGAAAGAGGATTTATGAAGCCCGGGATTTTGTTTTTCACGGACAAAAGAACTTGATCTTGTTTGATTATGAAATTATGAAAGAGTTTGGAATAGGAGATGCAAATGATCATAGAAAGCCAAATTCTCATTTAAGCCTGCTCGCTATGGTAGATGCCTGGCACTCGTTAAAAATTAATCCCTATGATAACTTGGTCGGACAAACTCCTCCCTTTAGGTTAAGATTGGGAATTGTTGAGTATTTATTTAAGAATGATGAATTATTAGAGGATACGATACTGGCAGCTTTGTATGATAAAAGTATTAGGGGAGATGATCTGGAGTTTCATACAGCGGTGAGAGAATGGGCTGCAATTATAAAATATAAAGATATGGAAGGGTATAAAACCCATTTTAATGAAACAAAGGAGTTTTTTTCAGAATTGCTGGATCATGGAAGAATACAAAGTGCCGAGTTGATAAAGAAACTTAGCTAA
- the purN gene encoding phosphoribosylglycinamide formyltransferase encodes MKKRIAIFASGSGSNAQKIMEYFKKSNEAEVSIVLSNNPDAYVLQRADNFEIPTHVFDKKEFRDTDEVINILKNLQIDLIVLAGFLWLVPKNLLAAFPNKIINIHPALLPAYGGKGMYGDFVHKSVLANKETESGITIHFVNEHFDEGETIYQARFKIEPGDDLEMIKFKGQQLEHQHFPRVIENLLKKMKSNL; translated from the coding sequence TTGAAGAAGAGAATTGCAATTTTCGCCTCGGGGTCTGGATCCAATGCTCAAAAAATAATGGAGTACTTTAAAAAAAGCAATGAAGCGGAGGTTTCTATTGTTTTAAGTAATAATCCAGATGCATATGTTCTACAAAGAGCAGATAATTTTGAGATCCCTACACATGTATTTGATAAAAAAGAGTTCCGGGATACAGACGAAGTGATCAATATCTTAAAAAATCTCCAAATCGATCTGATTGTCCTTGCTGGATTTTTATGGTTAGTACCTAAAAATTTATTAGCTGCTTTCCCTAATAAAATTATCAACATTCACCCAGCGCTACTACCTGCTTATGGAGGAAAGGGAATGTATGGAGATTTTGTTCATAAGAGTGTTTTAGCTAATAAAGAAACTGAGTCTGGTATTACAATTCACTTTGTGAATGAACATTTTGATGAAGGGGAAACCATTTATCAGGCAAGGTTCAAAATAGAACCTGGAGATGATTTGGAAATGATCAAATTTAAAGGACAGCAACTGGAACATCAACATTTCCCAAGAGTAATAGAAAATTTGCTTAAAAAGATGAAAAGCAATCTATAA
- a CDS encoding LysR substrate-binding domain-containing protein, which translates to MAEELHFRKAAAKLFVSQPPLSRQIKELEDELGVVLFTRNNKKVELTDAGAYFKKEIDKLFNNLSESKAVVRQIHDSVSGELRIGYISSTFHENLVAVLKEMLVVFPFVKTKLYEIPSVKQIVALEEGKLDIGILRTPINSGVLSLKHLFTDPFVLVTKEKISCANEADLFKYLHDKSFVFFNHGYAPHFHEKLMDLCQRIGFYPDVAHQVNNIHSILQLVDKGLGVSILPLSSTLQYRYLDLCFTSLNMDFIFTEVALAHQRINQHPAIEWFINKYADSLRIIG; encoded by the coding sequence GTGGCTGAAGAATTACATTTTCGGAAAGCAGCAGCTAAGTTATTTGTGTCGCAACCGCCTTTAAGCAGGCAGATTAAAGAATTGGAAGACGAACTTGGTGTAGTTCTTTTTACCAGAAACAACAAAAAGGTCGAGCTAACTGATGCAGGGGCTTATTTCAAAAAGGAGATTGATAAATTGTTTAATAATTTGTCTGAAAGTAAGGCTGTTGTCAGACAAATTCACGATTCGGTTAGTGGTGAGTTAAGGATTGGGTATATCAGTTCTACATTTCATGAAAATTTAGTAGCAGTTCTAAAAGAGATGCTCGTCGTGTTTCCATTTGTTAAAACGAAACTTTACGAAATTCCTTCTGTAAAGCAGATTGTAGCTTTGGAGGAGGGAAAACTGGATATAGGAATTCTCAGGACGCCGATAAATTCCGGAGTTTTAAGTTTAAAACATTTGTTTACAGATCCATTTGTTTTGGTGACCAAAGAAAAGATTAGTTGTGCAAATGAGGCTGACCTGTTTAAGTATTTACATGATAAATCTTTTGTGTTTTTTAATCATGGCTACGCTCCTCATTTCCATGAGAAATTAATGGATTTATGTCAAAGGATTGGTTTTTATCCAGATGTTGCTCATCAGGTCAATAATATTCATTCTATTTTACAGCTGGTGGATAAAGGTTTGGGGGTTTCGATACTACCACTGTCATCTACATTACAATATCGTTATCTGGATTTATGTTTTACGTCTTTAAATATGGACTTCATTTTTACCGAAGTTGCTTTGGCTCATCAGCGAATAAATCAGCATCCCGCGATTGAATGGTTTATCAATAAATATGCTGATAGTTTAAGAATAATTGGTTAA
- the rplD gene encoding 50S ribosomal protein L4, translating to MEVKVLNISGKETGAKVQLPEGIFGIEPNDHAIYLDVKQYLANQRQGTHKSKQRNEIAGSTRKLYKQKGTGGARAGSIKSPLFNGGGRIFGPQPRDYSFKLNKKLKELARKSALSYKAQGNSILVLEDFNFETPKTKNFLNLLSALNSSNEKTLVVLAEGNENVYLASRNLPKAKVVVASDLNTYDVLDAAKLVLTTGSVKTLEEALAK from the coding sequence ATGGAAGTTAAAGTATTAAACATCTCAGGTAAAGAAACAGGTGCCAAGGTGCAACTTCCTGAGGGAATCTTTGGTATTGAGCCTAACGATCACGCTATTTATTTAGATGTAAAACAGTATTTGGCTAACCAACGTCAAGGTACTCACAAATCTAAACAGCGTAACGAAATTGCTGGTTCAACCAGAAAATTGTACAAACAAAAAGGTACAGGTGGTGCAAGAGCTGGATCTATTAAATCTCCATTGTTTAATGGTGGTGGTAGAATCTTTGGTCCTCAACCACGTGATTACAGCTTTAAGCTGAACAAAAAATTAAAAGAACTTGCTCGTAAATCGGCTTTATCTTACAAAGCACAAGGTAACAGTATTTTAGTATTAGAGGATTTCAATTTCGAAACTCCAAAGACTAAAAACTTCTTAAACTTGTTAAGCGCTTTAAATTCTTCTAACGAGAAAACATTAGTTGTTTTAGCCGAAGGAAATGAAAATGTATACTTAGCAAGCAGAAATTTACCTAAAGCAAAAGTTGTAGTTGCTTCTGATTTAAATACATACGATGTATTGGATGCAGCGAAATTAGTATTAACAACAGGTTCTGTTAAAACATTAGAGGAGGCATTAGCAAAGTAA
- the fusA gene encoding elongation factor G produces MAKDLKLVRNIGIAAHIDAGKTTTTERILFYSGVNHKLGETHEGSATTDWMAQEQERGITITSAAVTVFWNYRNKKYQVNVIDTPGHVDFTVEVNRSLRVLDGLVFLFSAVDGVEPQSETNWRLADGYKVPRIGFVNKMDRSGADFLKVVKQVKDMLGSNAVALQLPIGAEDGFEGVVDLINNRGMVWNEADKGMTFTEVPIPADMLDEVAEYREKLLEAVASYDESLMEKFFEDPNSLTEREILDALRKAVLDNAIVPMVCGSSFKNKGVQTMLDLVMELLPSPLDIEAVKGTNPNTGEEIIRKPSESEPFAALGFKIATDPFVGRLCFVRAYSGVLEAGSYVLNTRSGNKERISRIFQMHANKQNPIERIGAGDIGAVVGFKDIKTGDTLCDEKHPIVLESMVFPEPVIGLAIEPKTQADVDKLGIGLSKLAEEDPTFVVKTDADTGQTVISGMGELHLDILIDRLRREFKVEVNQGAPQVAYKESIHGTTEHREVYKKQSGGRGKFADIKVVISPADEDWDVVKSPLQFVNEIVGGAIPREYIPSVQKGFETSMSNGVLAGYPLSGMKVRLIDGSFHAVDSDSLSFELAARMAYREALPKCSPVLMEPIMKVEVLTPEENMGDVMGDLNRRRGQMQGLDSRNGSQVIKALVPLSEMFGYVTQLRTITSGRATSTMEFDHYEAAPKNIQEEVVAKVKGAKANA; encoded by the coding sequence ATGGCAAAAGATTTAAAATTAGTTAGAAATATCGGTATCGCTGCCCACATTGATGCCGGTAAAACTACAACAACAGAGCGTATTTTATTTTACTCTGGTGTTAACCATAAATTAGGAGAAACTCACGAAGGTTCTGCTACTACTGACTGGATGGCGCAAGAGCAAGAGCGTGGTATCACGATCACTTCTGCAGCTGTAACAGTATTCTGGAACTACCGTAATAAAAAATATCAGGTTAACGTAATCGATACTCCTGGACACGTTGACTTTACCGTAGAGGTAAACCGTTCTTTACGTGTACTAGACGGATTAGTTTTCTTGTTTTCAGCTGTTGACGGTGTTGAGCCTCAATCTGAGACTAACTGGCGTTTAGCAGATGGTTACAAAGTTCCTCGTATTGGTTTCGTGAACAAAATGGACCGTTCAGGTGCTGACTTCTTAAAAGTAGTTAAGCAGGTTAAAGACATGCTTGGTTCAAATGCAGTAGCATTACAATTGCCAATTGGAGCTGAGGACGGCTTTGAGGGAGTAGTTGACTTAATCAACAATCGTGGTATGGTTTGGAACGAGGCTGATAAAGGTATGACTTTTACAGAAGTTCCTATCCCTGCTGATATGTTGGATGAAGTTGCTGAATACCGCGAAAAATTATTAGAAGCTGTTGCTTCTTATGATGAGTCGTTAATGGAGAAATTCTTCGAAGATCCTAACTCTTTAACAGAGCGTGAAATTTTGGATGCTTTACGTAAAGCTGTTTTAGATAATGCAATCGTTCCTATGGTTTGTGGTTCATCTTTCAAAAACAAAGGTGTACAAACTATGCTTGACTTAGTAATGGAATTATTGCCTTCGCCTCTTGATATTGAAGCGGTAAAAGGTACTAATCCTAATACAGGTGAAGAAATTATACGTAAACCGTCTGAGTCTGAACCATTCGCTGCTTTAGGTTTCAAAATTGCAACTGACCCATTCGTAGGTCGTTTATGTTTCGTACGTGCATACTCAGGTGTATTAGAGGCTGGTTCATATGTATTGAACACTCGTTCAGGTAATAAAGAGCGTATCTCTCGTATCTTCCAAATGCATGCTAACAAGCAAAACCCAATCGAGAGAATTGGAGCAGGTGATATTGGTGCAGTAGTAGGTTTTAAAGATATCAAAACAGGAGATACATTATGTGATGAAAAACACCCTATTGTGTTAGAATCTATGGTATTCCCTGAGCCAGTTATTGGTTTAGCTATCGAGCCTAAAACACAAGCTGACGTTGATAAATTAGGTATTGGTCTTTCTAAATTAGCAGAAGAGGATCCTACTTTCGTTGTTAAAACGGATGCAGATACTGGTCAAACTGTTATATCAGGTATGGGTGAGCTTCACTTAGATATCTTAATTGATCGTTTAAGACGTGAGTTCAAAGTTGAAGTTAACCAGGGAGCTCCTCAAGTTGCTTATAAAGAGTCGATTCACGGAACTACAGAACACCGCGAAGTGTATAAAAAACAATCAGGTGGTCGTGGTAAATTTGCGGATATTAAAGTTGTTATTTCTCCTGCAGATGAGGATTGGGATGTTGTTAAATCACCTCTTCAATTTGTTAACGAAATCGTGGGTGGTGCTATTCCAAGAGAATATATTCCTTCTGTTCAAAAAGGTTTTGAGACTTCAATGTCTAATGGTGTATTAGCTGGTTACCCATTGTCAGGTATGAAAGTTCGTTTGATCGATGGATCATTCCACGCAGTCGATTCAGATTCTCTATCTTTCGAATTGGCAGCTAGAATGGCTTACCGTGAGGCTTTACCTAAATGTTCTCCAGTTTTAATGGAGCCAATCATGAAGGTTGAAGTATTAACTCCAGAAGAGAACATGGGTGATGTTATGGGCGACTTAAACCGTCGTCGTGGTCAAATGCAAGGTCTTGACTCTAGAAATGGGTCTCAGGTAATTAAAGCATTAGTCCCACTTTCTGAGATGTTCGGTTATGTAACTCAGTTGCGTACGATTACTTCAGGTAGAGCAACTTCTACTATGGAGTTTGATCACTACGAAGCTGCACCGAAAAACATCCAGGAAGAGGTTGTAGCTAAAGTAAAAGGCGCTAAAGCAAACGCATAA
- the hxlB gene encoding 6-phospho-3-hexuloisomerase, which yields MNRQKADNTKALKDNLEMILEENLRLANNLNYEDITLLSEYLKTSNRIFVKGVGRSGLALSGFAMRLIHLGFHASIVGEISAPAISEGDLLLVASGSGTTHSVIKAAQKAKAEGANVVCYTTDENSELAKISDQTILLPASSKYDYGEKVSKQYAGTLFEQALSLLCDAIFHTLWQQSGQKPQIMFKRHSNLE from the coding sequence ATGAACAGACAAAAAGCAGATAATACCAAGGCGTTGAAAGATAATTTGGAGATGATATTGGAGGAAAATCTTCGATTGGCCAATAATCTGAATTATGAAGATATAACCTTATTATCAGAATATCTTAAAACATCAAATAGAATCTTTGTTAAAGGAGTTGGGCGTTCTGGCTTGGCATTAAGTGGTTTTGCTATGCGATTGATCCATTTAGGGTTTCATGCAAGTATTGTTGGAGAAATTAGTGCCCCTGCTATTTCTGAAGGGGATTTATTGTTAGTAGCATCTGGATCTGGGACAACACATTCTGTAATTAAAGCTGCACAAAAAGCAAAAGCGGAAGGGGCGAATGTTGTTTGCTATACAACTGATGAGAATTCCGAATTAGCTAAAATTTCAGATCAGACAATTCTTTTGCCAGCTTCCAGTAAATATGACTATGGTGAAAAAGTTTCAAAACAATATGCAGGAACATTGTTTGAACAGGCATTATCTCTGCTTTGTGATGCTATATTTCACACTTTGTGGCAACAGAGCGGTCAGAAGCCACAAATTATGTTTAAAAGACATTCCAATTTGGAGTAG